A single genomic interval of Deltaproteobacteria bacterium harbors:
- a CDS encoding argininosuccinate synthase, producing the protein MDINRGFDNINGRRSELSEEIKKIVLAYSGGLDTSVILTWLKETYGCPVVAYAADLGQGDEVEGIREKALSTGADDVVVDDLKEEFVRDFVWPALRANAVYESTYLLGTSLARPLIARGQVEVARRVGADAVSHGATGKGNDQVRFELAFMALEPGFKIIAPWRIWDFKGREDLMAYARSRNIPVPVTKKKPYSSDRNLLHISFEGGILEDTWAEPPEDMFVLSVSPENAPDLAEYVEIAFDKGNPVSVNGETLSPAGLLARLNELGGKNGIGRIDMVENRYVGMKSRGVYETPGGTILRKAHIAMESITVDREVMHIRDGLIPRYSDMIYNGYWFSPEREMLQALVDESQKNVTGVVRLKLYKGNCMVVGRMSSLSLYDPDFATFEEDEVYRQADAEGFIRLNGLRLKIAQLLKRKS; encoded by the coding sequence ATGGATATCAATAGAGGCTTTGACAACATCAACGGACGGAGAAGTGAATTGAGCGAAGAGATCAAGAAAATCGTCTTGGCATATTCCGGAGGATTGGATACCTCCGTCATCCTGACCTGGCTTAAAGAGACCTATGGCTGCCCTGTGGTGGCATATGCCGCGGACCTGGGGCAGGGCGACGAGGTGGAAGGCATTAGAGAGAAGGCCTTGAGCACCGGGGCCGATGATGTGGTGGTGGATGACCTGAAGGAGGAATTCGTACGGGATTTTGTATGGCCTGCGCTGCGGGCAAACGCGGTGTATGAATCGACCTATCTGTTAGGGACCTCACTGGCACGACCGCTTATTGCACGTGGTCAGGTAGAGGTAGCCAGGCGTGTGGGGGCCGATGCGGTCAGTCACGGCGCCACAGGAAAGGGGAACGACCAGGTGAGGTTCGAACTGGCGTTTATGGCGCTCGAGCCGGGTTTCAAGATCATTGCGCCGTGGCGTATATGGGATTTCAAGGGACGGGAAGACCTCATGGCGTATGCCCGGTCCAGAAATATCCCGGTGCCGGTAACCAAAAAAAAGCCCTATTCCAGCGACCGGAATCTGCTGCACATCAGCTTTGAAGGCGGGATATTGGAAGATACATGGGCTGAGCCGCCTGAAGATATGTTTGTGCTCTCGGTTTCGCCCGAGAACGCGCCCGACCTGGCGGAGTATGTGGAGATCGCGTTTGACAAAGGAAACCCGGTCTCTGTGAACGGCGAGACCCTGTCGCCTGCCGGGCTCCTGGCACGCCTGAATGAACTGGGAGGCAAAAACGGCATCGGCCGCATCGATATGGTGGAGAATCGGTATGTGGGGATGAAGTCTCGGGGGGTTTATGAAACACCAGGGGGCACCATCCTCAGAAAGGCCCATATTGCCATGGAATCCATTACTGTGGATCGGGAAGTGATGCATATCCGGGACGGGCTGATTCCGAGATATTCAGACATGATCTACAATGGATACTGGTTCTCCCCTGAAAGAGAAATGCTCCAGGCCCTGGTCGACGAATCGCAGAAAAATGTCACCGGCGTGGTGCGATTGAAGCTCTATAAAGGGAATTGCATGGTGGTCGGAAGGATGTCGTCACTGTCCCTGTATGATCCTGATTTTGCCACCTTTGAAGAAGATGAGGTCTACAGACAGGCGGATGCCGAAGGATTCATACGACTGAACGGTCTTCGGCTCAAGATCGCGCAGCTTCTGAAGCGCAAGTCATGA
- the argH gene encoding argininosuccinate lyase, with protein sequence MTKKLWGGRFKQDTDALVNRFNASIEFDRRLYSYDIRGSIAHCRMLAAQGIIKDEESTRIVEALGKIQRELDHGEFSFEDDYEDIHGLVEKALVQKIGALGEKIHTGRSRNDQVALDVRLYVRDVSEGVIELIKENQRALVKLSEESLDIIMPGYTHLQRAQPVLLSHHLLAYYEMFGRDRERFIESLERANVMPLGSAALAGSTFNLDREMVARELGFDHISRNSMDAVSDRDFVLEFLFNASVLMMHMSRLSEELVIWSSQEYGFVRISDAFCTGSSIMPQKKNPDLPELIRGKTGRVYGHLMSLLTTMKGLPLTYNKDMQEDKEALFDAFDTVHICLEVMCRLLGEITFNKERLNEAIHSGFLVATDLADYLVRKGITFRQAHETVGKMVLLAVEEKKELHELTLSDMKGFARQIDEDVYEWLDPLLSPARRNSPGGTSPDRVKIEIDGAKRELGMDNEKGFERT encoded by the coding sequence ATGACAAAAAAACTATGGGGGGGGCGTTTCAAGCAGGATACAGATGCCCTGGTGAATCGATTCAATGCGTCGATCGAATTTGATCGTCGTCTTTACTCCTATGACATTCGGGGGAGCATTGCGCACTGCCGGATGCTGGCGGCACAGGGGATCATCAAAGATGAAGAGTCCACCCGGATTGTGGAGGCCCTCGGAAAGATCCAGCGTGAGTTGGACCATGGAGAGTTTTCTTTTGAAGACGATTACGAGGACATCCACGGCCTCGTGGAAAAGGCCCTTGTCCAAAAAATCGGGGCCTTGGGGGAAAAGATCCACACCGGAAGAAGCCGCAATGATCAGGTCGCCCTTGATGTGCGGCTCTATGTAAGGGATGTGAGCGAGGGCGTCATTGAACTGATTAAAGAGAACCAGCGGGCCCTGGTGAAGCTGTCTGAGGAAAGTCTGGATATCATCATGCCCGGATACACTCACCTGCAGAGGGCCCAGCCTGTGCTCCTGTCTCATCATCTCCTAGCCTACTATGAGATGTTCGGGAGGGACCGTGAGCGGTTTATTGAAAGCCTCGAACGGGCAAATGTCATGCCCCTGGGAAGCGCCGCCCTGGCCGGTTCCACCTTTAACCTGGACAGGGAAATGGTTGCGAGGGAACTGGGGTTTGATCATATCTCTCGAAACAGTATGGATGCGGTCAGCGACAGGGACTTTGTCCTGGAATTTCTCTTCAATGCCTCGGTCCTGATGATGCACATGAGCCGGTTGAGCGAAGAACTGGTGATCTGGTCAAGCCAGGAATATGGATTTGTCCGCATTTCCGACGCGTTCTGTACGGGCAGCAGTATCATGCCGCAGAAAAAGAATCCGGATCTGCCGGAACTGATCCGGGGAAAAACCGGCCGTGTATATGGCCATCTCATGTCCCTGCTGACCACCATGAAGGGTCTTCCCCTCACCTATAACAAAGACATGCAGGAAGACAAGGAGGCCTTGTTTGATGCCTTCGATACCGTGCACATCTGTCTTGAGGTGATGTGTCGGCTTCTGGGAGAGATCACCTTCAACAAAGAACGATTAAATGAGGCCATACACAGCGGTTTTCTGGTGGCGACGGATTTGGCGGATTATCTGGTGCGAAAGGGGATTACCTTCCGACAGGCCCACGAGACCGTGGGGAAAATGGTGCTCCTTGCCGTGGAGGAGAAAAAGGAACTCCATGAACTCACGCTCAGCGATATGAAAGGATTTGCGAGGCAGATCGACGAGGATGTTTACGAATGGCTGGATCCGCTGTTGTCCCCGGCGAGAAGGAACAGCCCGGGCGGAACCAGCCCGGACAGGGTCAAGATAGAGATTGACGGGGCAAAGCGAGAGCTGGGAATGGATAATGAAAAGGGATTCGAACGGACCTAA
- the dapF gene encoding diaminopimelate epimerase, whose amino-acid sequence MAPIEFWKMSGSGNDFILIDNRDGRIRENDMARLVERACRRRISVGADGVIFVVPSERYDFGWRFFNADGGEVEMCGNGGRCVSRFAYIKQIAGAQMTFETLAGPISAEVKGRRVKILMPKPGPASLNIDLEFQEGRVNCDFINTGVPHVVVGVETLTDYPVKEQGRRIRRHDRFSPEGTNANFMMRIGPDRLRVRTYERGVEDETLACGTGAIASALVAAIRGMVDSPVTVETLGGEELVIHFERNGDVFERAWLEGNTAVIYEGRLNPEALNL is encoded by the coding sequence ATGGCGCCGATCGAATTCTGGAAGATGAGCGGGAGCGGCAATGACTTCATCCTGATTGACAACCGGGATGGGCGTATAAGAGAAAATGACATGGCCCGGTTGGTTGAGAGGGCATGCCGGCGGCGCATATCAGTGGGCGCAGACGGCGTCATTTTTGTTGTTCCATCGGAGAGGTATGACTTTGGATGGCGCTTTTTCAATGCCGATGGCGGGGAGGTGGAAATGTGCGGCAACGGAGGGCGTTGCGTCTCCCGTTTCGCCTACATCAAGCAGATTGCGGGTGCCCAGATGACCTTTGAGACCCTGGCCGGGCCGATTTCTGCCGAGGTCAAGGGACGCAGGGTGAAGATCCTGATGCCTAAGCCCGGCCCGGCCTCCCTGAACATCGACCTGGAATTCCAGGAAGGCCGGGTAAATTGCGATTTTATCAATACAGGGGTCCCCCACGTGGTGGTGGGGGTCGAAACACTTACAGATTATCCGGTAAAGGAACAGGGAAGGCGCATTCGCCGCCACGACCGGTTTTCGCCGGAAGGAACCAATGCCAACTTCATGATGAGAATCGGGCCTGATCGCCTCCGTGTAAGGACGTACGAACGCGGGGTGGAAGATGAGACCCTGGCGTGTGGAACAGGAGCCATTGCATCCGCCCTGGTGGCCGCAATCCGGGGGATGGTGGACTCTCCGGTGACCGTCGAGACCCTGGGGGGTGAGGAGCTGGTTATCCATTTTGAGCGAAACGGGGATGTCTTTGAAAGGGCATGGCTCGAGGGAAATACGGCGGTCATCTATGAGGGGCGGCTCAATCCGGAGGCCCTGAACCTTTGA
- the lysA gene encoding diaminopimelate decarboxylase: MHHFQYRNNALYGEDVPVADIARQVGTPFYLYSHATLTRHFKAFDGAFSGMKHLTCFSMKSNSNMAILRLFAQLGGGVDIVSGGELYRALKAGVDPSRIVYSGVGKGTSDLEYALKSDILMFNVESAQEIRTLNEIAERVGKRARVAIRVNPDVDPKTHPYISTGLKENKFGIDIDEALEQYAVADGLNGLDVTGVSCHIGSQLTQVSPFVDALRKLKEFIQRLSDMGITISYLDLGGGLGITYDTETPPLPEDYARKVQEEMGTMDVTLILEPGRVIVGNAGILVAKVLYTKPTREKMFFVVDAAMNDLMRPSLYHSYHAIQPVTITGRETIRADIVGPVCESGDFLAKGRDVERLEPGDLVAVMSAGAYGFSMSSTYNSRPRVCEVMVKGDCFHIIREREGFEDLIRGERLPDFLCADGEPDRMRGES, translated from the coding sequence ATGCATCACTTTCAGTACAGAAACAACGCATTATATGGTGAAGACGTGCCTGTGGCAGATATTGCGCGGCAAGTGGGCACCCCGTTCTACCTCTATTCCCATGCCACTCTGACGCGACACTTCAAGGCCTTTGACGGGGCATTCAGCGGCATGAAGCACCTGACCTGCTTTTCCATGAAGTCCAATTCCAATATGGCCATCCTGAGGCTCTTCGCACAGTTGGGAGGCGGCGTCGATATCGTATCGGGGGGAGAGCTGTACCGGGCCTTGAAGGCAGGGGTGGACCCCTCAAGAATTGTCTATTCAGGCGTGGGGAAAGGGACTTCCGATCTCGAATATGCGCTGAAATCGGACATCCTCATGTTCAATGTGGAGTCCGCCCAGGAGATCCGGACGCTCAATGAGATCGCTGAACGGGTCGGCAAGAGGGCGAGGGTGGCCATTCGGGTCAATCCGGATGTGGACCCGAAAACCCATCCCTATATCTCCACCGGCCTGAAGGAAAACAAGTTCGGCATCGATATTGACGAGGCCCTGGAGCAGTATGCGGTTGCCGACGGACTCAATGGACTGGATGTCACCGGGGTTTCCTGCCATATCGGTTCTCAGCTCACCCAGGTGAGTCCCTTTGTGGATGCCCTTCGAAAGCTCAAGGAATTCATCCAACGCCTGAGTGATATGGGTATTACGATCTCGTATCTGGACCTGGGGGGGGGCCTGGGGATCACCTATGATACAGAGACTCCGCCCCTCCCTGAGGATTATGCCCGGAAGGTCCAGGAGGAAATGGGGACCATGGATGTGACCCTGATCCTGGAACCGGGTCGTGTCATCGTGGGCAATGCCGGAATTCTGGTTGCCAAGGTCCTTTACACCAAGCCCACCCGGGAGAAGATGTTTTTTGTGGTGGATGCGGCCATGAATGATCTGATGCGGCCGAGTCTCTATCATTCGTATCATGCGATCCAGCCTGTGACGATCACCGGCCGTGAAACCATCAGGGCCGATATCGTCGGACCTGTCTGCGAGTCCGGCGATTTTCTGGCAAAAGGGAGGGATGTGGAGAGGCTTGAGCCGGGGGACCTCGTGGCGGTCATGAGTGCCGGGGCCTATGGTTTCAGTATGTCTTCCACCTACAATTCACGCCCGAGGGTCTGTGAGGTGATGGTCAAGGGAGATTGTTTTCATATCATAAGGGAGAGGGAAGGGTTTGAAGATCTAATCCGGGGGGAGCGCCTTCCCGACTTTTTGTGCGCCGATGGGGAACCGGACAGGATGAGGGGAGAGTCATGA
- a CDS encoding MATE family efflux transporter, protein MFQRWSKPYGYREVMAISLPLVASMGSITLMQFTDRIFLANYSVDAIAAALPAGIASFTFISFFMGVANYTNAFVAQYSGAKAFHRIGAALWQGIWFSILSGALLALLYFVSEDLFSLIGHSPAIYSLEVTYFNILTLGAGLAVLGSTLACFYTGRGLTWTVMLVHMTGAVVNIPLDYCLINGAGPFPELGIMGAAIATVVAYSTIVLTLGLLIFSRKNRIRFGTWKNRGFDRELFGRLMRYGLPSGVQFFLEVFGFTFFILMLGRLGDLELAVSNIVLSIEALAFLPMVGFHIGNATLVGQAIGREQPEGGVEATTSALHITLAYMMPLAALFIFMPEPLLSLFETAGQHPAQHREIVEKGIILMRFVAVFCFFDALNLIYSGAIKGAGDTRFIMWTIGGVCIGLMILPVYVAVEIAGAGLYTVWTFATIYACALGVAFMLRYRQGSWKRMRVIEEVPDLSQAGAFPG, encoded by the coding sequence ATGTTTCAACGTTGGTCAAAACCATACGGCTACCGTGAAGTCATGGCCATCAGCCTTCCGCTGGTGGCTTCCATGGGCTCTATCACGCTCATGCAGTTCACGGACCGCATATTCCTGGCCAATTATTCGGTGGATGCCATCGCGGCCGCGCTGCCGGCCGGAATCGCATCGTTTACATTCATCTCATTTTTTATGGGGGTGGCCAATTACACCAATGCCTTTGTGGCGCAGTATAGCGGGGCAAAGGCCTTTCACCGCATCGGCGCGGCCCTCTGGCAGGGAATTTGGTTCTCCATCCTTTCAGGGGCCTTGCTGGCCCTCCTCTATTTTGTGTCTGAGGACCTCTTCAGCCTTATCGGGCACTCCCCCGCGATTTACTCTCTCGAGGTCACCTACTTCAATATACTGACCCTGGGCGCCGGTCTTGCGGTCCTCGGTTCCACCTTGGCGTGCTTCTACACGGGCCGGGGATTGACATGGACCGTCATGCTGGTCCATATGACCGGGGCGGTCGTCAACATCCCTCTGGATTACTGCCTGATTAACGGCGCAGGGCCTTTTCCCGAGCTGGGGATCATGGGGGCGGCCATCGCCACGGTCGTGGCTTACAGCACCATCGTACTGACCCTGGGGCTCCTCATCTTCAGCAGGAAGAACCGGATCCGGTTCGGCACCTGGAAAAACAGGGGGTTCGACAGGGAGCTTTTCGGACGCCTCATGCGCTATGGCCTCCCCAGCGGCGTTCAGTTTTTTCTCGAGGTATTCGGGTTTACCTTTTTTATCCTGATGCTGGGGAGACTGGGTGACCTGGAACTGGCGGTTTCCAACATCGTGCTCTCCATCGAGGCCCTGGCGTTTCTTCCCATGGTGGGATTTCACATCGGAAACGCCACCCTGGTGGGCCAGGCCATCGGGCGCGAGCAGCCTGAGGGAGGCGTGGAAGCGACGACCAGCGCCCTCCACATTACCTTGGCCTACATGATGCCCCTTGCAGCCCTCTTCATATTCATGCCAGAGCCTCTCCTCTCCCTTTTCGAGACAGCGGGGCAACATCCGGCCCAGCACAGGGAAATCGTGGAGAAAGGTATTATCCTCATGCGATTCGTAGCGGTTTTCTGTTTTTTTGATGCACTCAATCTCATCTATTCGGGGGCAATTAAAGGAGCAGGCGATACCCGGTTCATCATGTGGACCATCGGCGGGGTCTGCATCGGGTTGATGATCCTTCCGGTATATGTGGCAGTAGAAATAGCGGGGGCCGGACTCTATACGGTCTGGACGTTCGCCACGATTTACGCCTGCGCCTTGGGGGTGGCATTCATGCTCCGCTACCGCCAGGGCAGTTGGAAGAGAATGCGCGTCATTGAGGAAGTGCCCGATCTCTCCCAGGCAGGGGCATTTCCGGGCTGA
- a CDS encoding pyridoxamine 5'-phosphate oxidase family protein, producing MKPKEYFDTVKGRGILATSDGDGKVDAAVYSRPHFMEDGTLAFIMADRLTHHNLQSNPHAVYLFMEEGAGYTGQRLFLKKIGEEQDTDRLYALRRHKSPSKREGEGPRFLVFFELEKVLPLIGAGREEDTL from the coding sequence ATGAAACCAAAAGAATACTTCGACACGGTCAAAGGGAGGGGGATACTGGCGACCTCGGATGGCGACGGGAAGGTGGATGCCGCGGTATATTCCAGACCTCATTTCATGGAAGACGGCACCCTGGCATTCATCATGGCCGACCGGTTGACCCATCACAATCTTCAATCCAATCCCCATGCGGTGTATCTGTTTATGGAGGAAGGTGCGGGATACACGGGACAGCGTCTTTTTCTCAAGAAAATCGGAGAAGAACAAGATACCGATAGACTGTATGCGCTGCGCCGGCATAAGTCTCCGTCAAAAAGGGAGGGGGAAGGCCCCCGTTTTCTGGTTTTCTTTGAACTGGAAAAGGTCCTTCCGCTCATCGGCGCCGGAAGGGAAGAAGACACCCTGTGA
- the dapA gene encoding 4-hydroxy-tetrahydrodipicolinate synthase, whose protein sequence is MFSGSIVAIVTPFKNGQVDEEAYRQLIEFQITNGTSAIVPCGTTGESATLNVEEHARVIDIALEAVNKRVPVIAGTGGNSTSEAIELTEHAKKVGADASLQVTPYYNKPTQEGLYQHFRAIAKAVPLPQVLYNVPGRTGVNMLPETVARLAELPEVVAIKEASGNIGQMAEIVRLAGDNITLLSGDDNVTLPVLSLGGKGVISVVANIAPKDSADLIKAWEAGKVAEAKALFFKLFPLCQAMFFETNPIPIKTSLALMGKIQDEMRLPLCPMSPGNLDRLKKALTDYGLI, encoded by the coding sequence ATGTTTAGTGGATCTATTGTCGCAATTGTGACGCCTTTTAAAAACGGGCAGGTGGATGAAGAGGCGTATCGTCAACTTATCGAGTTTCAGATTACAAACGGCACGAGCGCCATTGTACCTTGCGGTACTACCGGTGAGTCCGCCACCCTGAATGTGGAAGAACATGCCCGGGTGATCGATATCGCTCTGGAGGCCGTCAACAAGAGGGTCCCGGTGATTGCCGGGACAGGCGGAAACAGCACCAGCGAGGCCATTGAACTGACGGAACATGCCAAGAAGGTCGGAGCGGATGCCTCCTTGCAGGTAACGCCCTACTATAACAAACCCACCCAGGAAGGATTGTATCAGCACTTCAGGGCCATTGCAAAGGCGGTGCCCTTGCCCCAGGTCCTCTATAACGTGCCGGGTCGCACCGGCGTCAACATGTTGCCCGAGACAGTGGCCCGTCTGGCCGAGCTGCCCGAAGTGGTGGCGATCAAGGAGGCCTCGGGGAACATCGGTCAGATGGCTGAAATTGTCCGATTGGCAGGGGACAATATCACCCTCCTGTCCGGCGATGACAATGTGACTTTGCCGGTGCTTTCCCTGGGTGGAAAGGGAGTGATTTCCGTAGTGGCCAATATCGCGCCCAAGGATTCGGCCGATCTGATCAAGGCTTGGGAAGCGGGGAAGGTAGCGGAGGCCAAGGCCCTATTCTTCAAATTATTTCCCCTGTGTCAGGCTATGTTTTTCGAGACAAATCCGATTCCGATAAAGACTTCCCTCGCCCTGATGGGCAAAATTCAGGATGAGATGCGGCTGCCGCTCTGCCCCATGTCGCCGGGCAATCTCGATCGCCTGAAGAAGGCATTGACAGATTATGGTTTGATCTAG
- a CDS encoding DUF3783 domain-containing protein, with translation MTDSTFKKVGKSEKRMFGPPCLLICGYRADEQDQILSLIETCGLSGHAVVFAGTDDEDAILRDMVQAESGKGRGLSSGLARAIIMSGLTEREIHLLLSAYRTQNLTRQLWATLTPTSEGWTLKALLKEIAAEAEAFRKRQEEKEAEKQ, from the coding sequence ATGACGGATTCGACTTTTAAAAAGGTGGGAAAATCGGAAAAGCGGATGTTCGGACCGCCCTGCCTTCTCATCTGCGGATACAGGGCCGATGAGCAGGATCAGATCCTTTCCCTGATCGAGACCTGCGGGCTTTCCGGGCACGCGGTGGTTTTCGCCGGAACAGATGATGAAGACGCGATCCTCAGAGACATGGTTCAGGCCGAATCGGGAAAGGGGAGGGGGCTCTCTTCCGGGCTTGCAAGAGCGATCATTATGTCCGGACTGACTGAAAGGGAAATCCATTTACTTCTTAGCGCCTATCGAACCCAAAACCTGACCCGGCAGCTCTGGGCCACCTTAACCCCAACCTCTGAAGGCTGGACCCTCAAGGCCTTGCTGAAAGAGATTGCCGCCGAGGCAGAGGCATTCAGGAAGAGACAGGAGGAAAAGGAGGCGGAGAAGCAATAA
- a CDS encoding acetylornithine transaminase, translating into MELADKYMFRTYGRFPIVLVKGEGCRVWDEDGKEYLDFVGGIAVCALGHSSPLVTRVLEEQSKKLVHVSNLYYTRPQVELAQLLVENSFADRVFFCNSGAEANEAALKLARRYAHEKSGSNRHGIVSMINSFHGRTMATLSATGQTKIQAGYDPLLEGFRFVPFNDMEALEQAVDPSVCAVMLEPIQGEGGVVCPDPEYLNGVRKLCSERGVLLIFDEVQVGMGRTGRLFAHEHYGVTPDIMTLAKALGNGVPIGAMLATEELSPAFGPGSHATTFGGTPLLTAVSKAVVSSLLEDGWISHAEKTGAYFKERLEGLGRKYDFVQEVRGLGLIIGMELKRPGAPVVEACLKSGFLINCAQEKVLRFVPPLIVQEDEVDRLIEALDRIFEGMED; encoded by the coding sequence ATGGAACTGGCAGACAAATACATGTTTCGGACCTACGGCCGATTTCCGATCGTGCTGGTGAAAGGGGAAGGATGCCGGGTCTGGGACGAGGATGGTAAGGAATATCTGGATTTTGTGGGCGGGATTGCCGTCTGCGCCCTGGGACACAGCTCGCCTCTGGTGACCCGTGTTCTGGAGGAACAGTCAAAAAAACTGGTCCATGTGTCTAATCTTTATTATACGCGACCTCAGGTGGAACTGGCGCAACTCCTGGTGGAGAACTCCTTTGCCGACCGGGTGTTTTTCTGCAACAGCGGGGCCGAGGCGAACGAGGCAGCCTTGAAACTGGCACGCCGTTATGCCCATGAAAAGTCCGGATCAAACCGCCATGGAATCGTTTCAATGATCAATTCGTTCCACGGCCGGACCATGGCGACCCTTTCGGCGACCGGCCAGACCAAGATCCAGGCCGGTTACGATCCCCTGCTTGAGGGATTCCGGTTCGTCCCATTCAATGATATGGAGGCCCTTGAACAGGCCGTGGATCCTTCTGTATGCGCGGTCATGCTCGAGCCGATCCAGGGAGAGGGGGGCGTTGTTTGCCCGGATCCTGAGTATCTCAATGGGGTCAGGAAGCTGTGCAGTGAGCGGGGGGTGCTGTTGATCTTTGATGAGGTTCAGGTGGGAATGGGAAGGACCGGGAGACTGTTCGCCCACGAACATTACGGCGTTACGCCTGATATCATGACACTCGCAAAGGCACTTGGGAACGGGGTTCCGATCGGCGCCATGCTTGCCACTGAGGAGCTGAGCCCGGCCTTCGGGCCTGGAAGCCATGCCACCACCTTTGGCGGGACGCCCCTTTTGACAGCCGTCTCAAAGGCCGTGGTGAGCAGCCTTTTGGAGGACGGATGGATCTCCCATGCAGAAAAAACAGGCGCTTATTTCAAAGAAAGGCTGGAGGGCCTCGGCCGGAAATATGATTTTGTTCAGGAGGTCAGGGGTCTGGGCCTGATCATCGGCATGGAGCTGAAACGACCCGGCGCGCCGGTGGTGGAGGCATGTCTGAAAAGCGGATTTTTGATCAATTGCGCCCAGGAAAAGGTGCTCCGTTTCGTCCCGCCACTGATCGTGCAGGAGGATGAGGTGGACCGATTGATCGAAGCGCTTGACAGGATATTTGAAGGGATGGAAGACTGA
- a CDS encoding site-specific integrase — MPYKERGGYRAQIYRNLKRHSKWFPTRKAAKAWEAAKAEELDQLERQTTHTGSYLLEISTKYLDYVKVQYHKGTYSNKKLALKQLIATVGDIPADEVQPAMILHEILLKQPTAQLYNHRRKDLSTFFDYAVDFHGVKFNPVKAIKKLPSDRANQPVPTQGEYAKLLLILGPGQDRNLIITLAEAGPRRSEVFRITWSDDVDFRNRLLRLGSRKNQKRELRYRYIPMSNNLYKALQDQFRRRLSHSDYVFQNRAEWIDKNGNVTRRHPNYGQKFTARRKFIRGLCKKAGIKQFGFHGLRRYYASKLVSEGLDLETIRDRMGHHAVSVTDKYIKRIKEDLGPMFEAGAF; from the coding sequence ATGCCCTACAAGGAGAGGGGCGGATACAGAGCCCAGATTTACCGAAACCTCAAGCGACATTCAAAGTGGTTTCCGACAAGAAAAGCCGCAAAAGCATGGGAAGCTGCCAAAGCCGAAGAATTAGACCAATTGGAACGGCAGACGACCCACACGGGCTCTTATCTACTTGAAATATCCACGAAATACCTTGATTATGTTAAAGTCCAATACCACAAGGGGACATATTCCAATAAAAAATTAGCGCTCAAACAATTGATAGCAACAGTAGGGGATATTCCGGCTGATGAGGTTCAGCCTGCAATGATTCTTCACGAAATTCTCCTTAAACAACCGACCGCACAACTCTACAACCATCGCAGAAAAGACTTGTCAACATTTTTTGATTACGCGGTGGATTTCCATGGTGTAAAGTTCAATCCGGTAAAAGCCATTAAAAAATTGCCTTCGGATAGAGCCAACCAGCCCGTACCAACTCAAGGGGAATATGCCAAGCTGCTTTTAATCCTTGGCCCGGGGCAGGACCGGAATTTAATAATTACCTTGGCCGAGGCAGGTCCTAGACGGTCGGAAGTGTTTCGGATCACATGGTCGGATGATGTTGATTTTCGCAATCGGTTGCTGCGCCTGGGGAGTCGCAAAAATCAAAAACGGGAGCTGCGGTATCGGTATATTCCCATGTCCAACAATCTATACAAGGCTCTTCAGGATCAATTTCGGCGCCGGCTTTCACATTCGGATTATGTGTTTCAAAATCGGGCTGAATGGATTGATAAGAATGGCAATGTTACCCGCAGACATCCGAACTATGGTCAGAAGTTTACAGCCCGACGAAAATTCATACGGGGTTTGTGTAAAAAAGCCGGAATAAAGCAATTTGGATTTCATGGTCTGCGACGCTATTACGCTTCAAAATTGGTCTCGGAAGGCCTGGACCTGGAAACCATCCGGGACCGTATGGGTCACCATGCAGTCAGCGTAACAGACAAATACATCAAACGAATAAAAGAGGATTTGGGACCAATGTTTGAGGCGGGTGCATTTTGA